In Bacillus sp. KH172YL63, one genomic interval encodes:
- a CDS encoding DUF4912 domain-containing protein, which yields MIEDIIKLKEQGVSFRKIAKELGTTVGKVQYQWVKYHKALGSGLVTAEIEVKEPQVSKKRIGRASFGRKMADRKDGSRRVSGVSVTFSTPSRIYCYWDIPAGWVRHIQNHFNMNTDPQPYVLRLYDITSIAFNGHNHHAYTDTYVPHTETEWFVNGLKENRSYCMEVGLRLPAGDFIAISRSNVIHTPRTSHHQEWHSMKELTEFEQGFIQEPKWVEHVSTYSYYVMNREGKA from the coding sequence TTGATTGAAGACATCATTAAGTTAAAAGAACAGGGAGTGTCGTTCAGGAAGATTGCCAAGGAGCTGGGTACGACTGTAGGGAAAGTTCAATATCAATGGGTGAAATACCATAAAGCACTTGGAAGTGGATTGGTTACCGCTGAGATAGAAGTCAAGGAGCCGCAAGTATCGAAAAAGCGTATCGGGCGGGCTTCGTTCGGGAGGAAGATGGCTGATCGTAAGGATGGCAGCCGCCGTGTTTCAGGAGTATCAGTAACGTTCTCGACGCCTTCAAGAATTTACTGCTATTGGGATATTCCCGCTGGATGGGTCCGCCATATACAGAATCATTTCAATATGAATACTGACCCTCAGCCATACGTCCTGCGTTTGTACGATATTACTTCCATAGCCTTTAATGGACACAATCATCACGCTTATACAGATACATACGTGCCCCATACAGAGACGGAGTGGTTCGTAAATGGACTCAAGGAAAACAGGAGCTACTGCATGGAGGTGGGACTGCGTCTGCCTGCCGGTGATTTCATCGCCATCAGCCGTTCAAATGTCATCCACACGCCAAGAACGTCTCATCATCAGGAATGGCATAGCATGAAAGAATTAACTGAATTTGAGCAAGGATTCATTCAAGAACCGAAGTGGGTGGAGCATGTGAGTACCTACTCGTACTATGTCATGAATCGGGAGGGGAAAGCATGA
- a CDS encoding helix-turn-helix domain-containing protein — translation MELLFIGLVSFSILLLLISFFQKDRYREIEKEIEELSMNVLQENYQLKKRLRVLEEELMMDGDAPVKKRTSVRNPIHEVVKNQVLALHQQGISIDQIAKQSALSKSEVQQLISKM, via the coding sequence GTGGAATTACTATTCATTGGATTAGTAAGTTTCTCTATCCTGTTACTCCTCATTTCTTTTTTCCAAAAAGACCGGTATCGTGAGATCGAGAAGGAAATCGAAGAGTTGTCAATGAATGTCCTGCAGGAAAACTATCAGTTAAAGAAAAGGCTCCGTGTTCTTGAAGAAGAGCTGATGATGGATGGGGATGCTCCTGTGAAGAAAAGAACGTCAGTCAGGAACCCGATACATGAGGTTGTAAAGAATCAAGTGCTGGCTCTTCACCAGCAAGGTATTTCAATCGATCAGATTGCGAAACAGTCTGCCCTTTCAAAGTCAGAGGTCCAGCAGCTCATTTCAAAAATGTGA
- the phoU gene encoding phosphate signaling complex protein PhoU — protein MSVRGQFDANLKELQTKLMDLGHIANDALKRSIIALEEKDVDTALAIIEGDQKADELEEEINDLAILTIAKQQPVATDLRRIIVAIKIASDLERIADFAVNVAKSTIRIGNEPLIKPIHHIKEMHAITSEMIQLTLESFVEEDAAKAKRIADMDDKVDDLYGETIVELLTLNKEKPEFTAQITQLSFICRYLERAADHSTNIAEGVFYLVKGRRYDLNE, from the coding sequence ATGTCAGTCAGAGGACAATTTGATGCAAATTTAAAAGAGCTGCAAACAAAGTTGATGGATCTCGGTCATATCGCAAATGATGCACTCAAGAGAAGTATTATCGCACTAGAGGAGAAAGACGTTGATACGGCACTTGCCATCATTGAGGGCGATCAAAAGGCCGACGAACTTGAAGAGGAAATCAACGATTTGGCTATCCTGACCATCGCCAAGCAGCAGCCGGTCGCAACCGATTTGAGAAGGATCATCGTTGCGATAAAAATCGCATCAGATCTTGAGAGAATTGCAGATTTTGCAGTGAATGTTGCAAAATCAACGATTCGTATCGGGAATGAGCCGCTTATCAAACCGATTCATCATATTAAAGAAATGCATGCGATCACGTCTGAAATGATCCAGCTTACATTGGAATCATTTGTAGAAGAGGACGCAGCGAAAGCCAAGAGAATTGCCGATATGGATGACAAAGTGGATGACCTATATGGAGAGACGATCGTAGAACTTCTGACGCTTAATAAAGAAAAACCGGAATTCACCGCTCAGATCACCCAGCTTTCATTCATATGCCGTTACCTTGAAAGAGCTGCCGATCATTCAACGAACATAGCTGAAGGTGTATTCTACCTTGTAAAAGGCCGTCGCTACGACCTGAATGAATAG
- the pstB gene encoding phosphate ABC transporter ATP-binding protein PstB — MQTTITKKDNTVENMGTKEAVYQTKQLNLWYGTNHALKNIDLDIMENEVTAIIGPSGCGKSTYIKTLNRMIELIPSVKTSGDIIYRDRNIFDSKYRVEELRTKVGMVFQKPNPFPKSIYDNIAYGPRIHGIKNKKILDEIVEKSLRGAAIWDEVKDRLNQNAYGLSGGQQQRICIARCLAIEPDVILMDEPTSALDPISTLKVEELVQELKKDYSIIIVTHNMQQAARISDRTAFFLNGEVIEFDKTDKIFSTPSDKRTEDYISGRFG; from the coding sequence ATGCAGACGACAATCACAAAAAAAGATAACACGGTTGAAAATATGGGGACGAAAGAAGCGGTTTATCAAACGAAACAATTGAATTTATGGTACGGGACAAACCACGCATTGAAGAATATCGATCTTGATATTATGGAAAATGAAGTGACAGCCATCATCGGCCCTTCAGGCTGCGGTAAATCAACGTATATCAAGACGTTGAACCGTATGATTGAATTGATTCCAAGCGTCAAGACTTCAGGGGATATCATCTATCGGGACCGTAATATCTTCGATAGTAAATATCGTGTAGAAGAACTTCGCACCAAGGTCGGGATGGTCTTCCAAAAGCCAAATCCATTCCCGAAATCAATCTACGATAATATCGCCTACGGCCCTCGTATCCACGGAATCAAAAACAAGAAAATCCTTGATGAGATTGTGGAAAAGAGCTTGAGGGGTGCAGCCATCTGGGATGAGGTGAAAGATCGCCTGAACCAGAATGCATATGGACTGTCCGGTGGTCAGCAACAGCGTATCTGTATCGCTAGATGTCTCGCGATCGAGCCTGACGTAATCTTAATGGATGAGCCGACATCTGCACTTGATCCAATTTCAACTCTGAAGGTTGAGGAACTTGTGCAAGAGTTGAAAAAAGACTACAGCATCATCATCGTCACTCATAACATGCAACAGGCTGCCCGGATTTCTGACCGTACAGCATTCTTCCTGAACGGGGAAGTCATAGAGTTTGATAAAACGGATAAGATTTTCTCCACTCCATCAGATAAACGTACAGAAGATTATATTTCTGGGCGTTTCGGATAA
- the pstA gene encoding phosphate ABC transporter permease PstA, translating to MKHINQENVKKKMTSRLSINGIFKWVFLAATSFGLIVLAVLLYRLLTQGTGYLDLEFLQNMGSRFPEKAGIYAALIGSLWLMAVIVPVSLILAVGTAVYLEEYAKQNRINKFIKINISNLAGVPSVVFGLLGLTIFARAFALGHSVLAAGLTMSLLILPVIIVAAQEAIRSVPKELRDASYGMGATKWQTILRVVLPAAIPGILTGSILAFSRAIGETAPLVVIGVPTILLFTPGSLMDTFTALPMQIYDWTKRPQEEFHHVAASGIIVLMVLLLFMNSVAVFIRNKFQNRY from the coding sequence ATGAAGCATATCAATCAGGAAAACGTCAAGAAAAAGATGACGTCCAGACTATCAATCAATGGAATATTTAAATGGGTATTCCTGGCCGCCACGTCTTTTGGCCTCATCGTATTGGCGGTACTTCTATATCGGCTACTCACTCAAGGAACTGGTTATTTAGATCTGGAATTCCTTCAAAATATGGGGTCCAGATTTCCAGAGAAAGCAGGGATCTATGCTGCATTAATCGGATCTCTATGGTTGATGGCAGTCATTGTACCCGTTTCATTGATCCTCGCTGTGGGGACAGCGGTGTATCTTGAAGAATACGCGAAGCAAAACCGGATCAATAAATTCATCAAAATCAATATTTCAAATTTGGCAGGAGTACCTTCCGTTGTATTCGGTCTCCTCGGATTAACCATTTTTGCACGTGCATTTGCCCTGGGGCACAGCGTGCTTGCTGCAGGTTTGACAATGAGTCTTTTGATCTTGCCGGTCATCATTGTTGCGGCACAGGAAGCAATCCGTTCTGTACCGAAGGAATTGCGTGACGCGTCATATGGGATGGGTGCGACTAAATGGCAGACGATATTGCGGGTTGTATTACCGGCAGCGATCCCTGGGATATTGACAGGAAGCATCCTGGCATTCTCACGTGCGATTGGAGAAACGGCTCCACTCGTTGTCATCGGGGTTCCAACCATATTACTCTTTACACCAGGCTCTCTCATGGACACCTTCACGGCTCTACCAATGCAGATTTATGACTGGACGAAGAGACCGCAGGAAGAATTCCATCATGTAGCAGCTTCGGGGATCATTGTATTGATGGTATTGCTGTTATTCATGAATTCAGTTGCAGTGTTCATTCGGAATAAGTTTCAAAATAGATACTAG
- the pstC gene encoding phosphate ABC transporter permease subunit PstC — protein sequence MIEQKSNKSLNHKTEKAIPWILFTIAGVSVLTTIGIVLTLIFETIEFFSRVPFFDFITGSEWYPFSSNNPSYGILPLISGTLKITGIAVLVAVPIGLASAIYLSEYASDRSRRIIKPILEILAGIPTIVYGFFALTFVTPVLQSMIPELKIFNALSPGIVVGVMIIPMIASLSEDAMASVPNSIREGALAIGATKFEVAMKIVLPAAVSGIVASVVLAISRAIGETMIVTVAAGATPNLTWDVTGSIQTMTAYIVQVSTGDAGYGTTIYYSIYAVGFTLFVFTLVMNLLAQYISKRFREEY from the coding sequence ATGATTGAACAAAAGAGTAATAAGAGCCTGAATCACAAAACTGAAAAAGCTATTCCTTGGATACTGTTCACAATAGCTGGGGTTTCAGTTTTAACAACAATCGGCATCGTATTAACATTAATTTTTGAAACAATCGAATTCTTTTCCAGGGTTCCTTTCTTTGATTTCATCACAGGGAGTGAGTGGTACCCGTTCTCAAGCAATAATCCGAGCTATGGTATTCTTCCCCTTATTTCAGGGACGCTGAAGATTACCGGGATCGCTGTTTTGGTTGCAGTGCCGATTGGTCTTGCATCCGCCATTTATTTGAGTGAGTACGCATCAGATCGTTCTCGAAGAATCATTAAACCGATATTGGAGATTCTTGCGGGGATTCCGACGATTGTGTACGGATTCTTTGCTCTTACATTTGTCACACCAGTGTTGCAGAGCATGATACCCGAATTGAAAATTTTCAATGCATTAAGTCCAGGAATCGTCGTAGGAGTGATGATCATTCCGATGATTGCTTCATTATCAGAAGATGCAATGGCGTCCGTTCCGAACTCTATCCGTGAAGGGGCACTGGCGATCGGGGCAACGAAGTTTGAAGTTGCCATGAAAATCGTACTGCCGGCGGCTGTCTCAGGAATCGTCGCTTCTGTGGTGCTGGCGATATCACGCGCCATCGGTGAAACGATGATCGTAACCGTTGCCGCAGGTGCTACACCAAATCTTACCTGGGATGTGACAGGCTCCATCCAGACGATGACAGCCTACATTGTACAAGTAAGTACCGGGGACGCAGGGTATGGTACGACTATCTATTATAGTATCTACGCAGTAGGTTTCACCCTGTTTGTTTTTACATTGGTGATGAACCTGCTTGCCCAATACATCTCTAAGCGGTTCAGAGAGGAGTATTAA
- a CDS encoding PstS family phosphate ABC transporter substrate-binding protein: MKSFKYLAMSAMVGSALLLGACGSNGAGEGSDSEQLSGSVKVDGSSTVAPIAEAVNEEYTAMQPDVKVSIGVSGTGGGFEKFIAGETDLSNASRPIKDEEKQKLEEAGIDFTEFKIANDGLTVVINTENDWAQDMTVEDLKKLFIEDGTTKKWSDINPEWPDEEVKFYAPGTDSGTFDYFDEVILEEQDMVKKNIQLSEDDNVLVQGVTGDKNAIGFFGYAYYLENKDKLKAVKVGGVEPNNETIESGEYSPLSRPLFVYAKNESMKENEAAYDYMKYTLENAGEMAEAVGYVKLEDSIYEEDLSKLEELK, translated from the coding sequence ATGAAAAGCTTTAAGTATCTAGCAATGTCAGCAATGGTTGGTTCAGCTCTTCTACTGGGAGCATGTGGATCAAATGGAGCTGGAGAAGGTTCAGATTCGGAACAACTATCTGGCAGTGTAAAAGTTGATGGTTCTTCAACAGTAGCTCCTATCGCTGAAGCTGTAAATGAAGAATACACTGCAATGCAGCCGGATGTTAAAGTCTCAATCGGTGTATCCGGAACTGGCGGAGGATTCGAAAAGTTCATCGCAGGTGAAACGGATCTTTCAAATGCATCCCGTCCGATAAAAGACGAAGAAAAGCAAAAGCTAGAAGAAGCTGGTATTGATTTCACTGAATTTAAAATTGCAAATGACGGTTTAACTGTTGTTATAAATACTGAAAACGACTGGGCACAAGATATGACAGTTGAAGACCTTAAGAAACTATTCATCGAAGACGGAACAACAAAGAAATGGTCAGACATCAACCCTGAATGGCCGGACGAAGAAGTGAAATTCTACGCTCCTGGTACAGATTCCGGTACATTTGATTACTTTGATGAAGTCATCTTAGAAGAACAAGATATGGTGAAGAAGAACATCCAGCTTTCTGAAGATGATAACGTTCTTGTACAAGGTGTCACAGGAGACAAAAACGCGATCGGATTCTTCGGATATGCTTACTACCTTGAAAACAAAGATAAGCTGAAAGCTGTTAAAGTTGGCGGAGTTGAGCCGAATAACGAAACAATCGAAAGCGGAGAGTATTCTCCACTATCCCGTCCACTATTCGTATATGCGAAAAACGAGTCAATGAAAGAGAATGAAGCAGCTTACGATTACATGAAATATACGCTTGAAAACGCAGGTGAAATGGCAGAAGCTGTCGGATATGTGAAACTCGAAGACAGCATTTATGAAGAAGATTTATCTAAATTAGAAGAACTTAAGTAA
- a CDS encoding peptidoglycan D,D-transpeptidase FtsI family protein: protein MNILFFAVFLLFSLLVLRLGLVQIVNGESYKKEVERTEDVVVNTGVPRGKMFDRYGNVIVDNVPLNAITYTRANNTKIEEMMEVASKLSEYIEKDTKEVTERDKKDYWLINNKEKAEAKVSDKEIKKLQNNEDLSEDDVNKKVYQMRLDRITEEELASLTEKDLEIIAIYREFSSGYALNPQIVKNEGVTPEEFAVVSEHLNELPGVNTTTDWKRAYVFDDTLRTILGNVSSAREGLPKNLVESYLAQDYNRNDRVGKSYVELQYEDILQGQKEQIKNVTKGGSVLESVLVQEGQRGKDIVLTIDMELQREVEKIIEEELSKQIVNRHESPDLDRAYVVMMDPNTGEILAMAGKQYTKNPTTGKYEMRDAALGTFTSSYEVGSVVKGATVLTGYMTGKLTPGEVLIDEPLKIKGTNPKTSWFNKYQRIPMNDLFALEKSSNSYMWKVALKIAGGRYIPNEPIVNNPQAFEIFRNHYAQFGLGVPTGIDLPGESAGLTGTKTDPGFLLDLAIGQFDTYTTMQLAQYVSTIANDGYRVQPHIMKEIREPTNDKESLGPILFEKETNVLNRIDATKEQIKHVQKGFYRVYHSPQGTAYSQFKDAPYNAAGKSGTAETYVDGELSYNTTLIGYAPYEHPEVAYATLVPASHIQASGVSDPYVNKYISKRVMDKYFELKKKRAEEVKDPTSIDKKVENAKEAEEQMQVEREESN from the coding sequence ATGAATATCCTGTTTTTTGCTGTGTTCCTGTTATTTTCCCTCCTTGTTTTAAGACTTGGACTTGTTCAAATCGTAAACGGGGAAAGTTATAAGAAAGAAGTTGAGAGAACAGAGGATGTAGTCGTGAACACGGGCGTACCCCGAGGGAAGATGTTCGACCGTTACGGAAATGTGATAGTCGATAATGTCCCATTGAACGCAATCACCTACACCCGTGCCAACAATACGAAAATCGAAGAAATGATGGAGGTCGCTTCCAAGCTTTCTGAGTATATCGAGAAAGATACAAAAGAAGTGACAGAGCGTGATAAGAAAGATTATTGGCTCATCAATAATAAAGAAAAAGCTGAAGCGAAGGTTTCTGATAAAGAAATCAAAAAGCTCCAGAATAATGAGGATTTGTCTGAGGACGATGTGAACAAAAAGGTTTATCAAATGAGACTGGACCGCATCACCGAAGAAGAGTTGGCTTCCCTGACAGAAAAAGACCTTGAAATCATTGCGATTTATCGTGAATTCTCAAGCGGTTATGCATTGAACCCTCAAATCGTGAAAAATGAAGGGGTCACACCTGAAGAATTCGCCGTGGTCAGTGAGCACTTAAATGAACTGCCCGGTGTGAATACAACGACTGATTGGAAGCGTGCATACGTTTTTGATGATACGCTTCGAACCATACTGGGTAATGTCTCTTCAGCAAGGGAAGGCTTGCCTAAAAACCTGGTCGAATCTTATCTGGCCCAGGACTACAACCGGAATGACCGTGTTGGGAAGAGCTATGTTGAATTGCAATATGAAGATATTTTACAAGGTCAGAAAGAACAAATCAAAAATGTGACCAAAGGCGGAAGCGTGCTGGAGTCGGTACTTGTCCAAGAGGGGCAGAGAGGGAAGGATATCGTCCTTACCATCGATATGGAGCTGCAGCGTGAAGTAGAGAAAATCATTGAAGAAGAGCTGAGTAAACAGATTGTCAACCGCCATGAATCACCTGACCTGGACCGTGCCTATGTGGTGATGATGGATCCTAATACTGGGGAGATCCTGGCGATGGCAGGAAAGCAGTATACGAAGAACCCTACAACAGGCAAATATGAAATGAGGGATGCTGCACTTGGCACTTTCACCTCTTCATATGAAGTTGGTTCTGTCGTAAAGGGAGCAACTGTATTGACCGGATATATGACCGGGAAGTTAACGCCGGGGGAAGTTTTGATCGATGAACCGTTAAAAATCAAAGGAACCAATCCGAAGACGTCCTGGTTCAATAAATATCAGCGGATCCCAATGAACGACTTATTTGCATTAGAAAAATCATCTAACTCATACATGTGGAAGGTAGCCTTGAAAATTGCCGGCGGCCGGTATATTCCAAATGAACCGATTGTGAATAACCCGCAGGCTTTTGAAATCTTCCGGAATCACTATGCCCAGTTTGGCCTTGGTGTGCCGACTGGGATCGATCTGCCCGGCGAATCGGCCGGTTTGACAGGAACGAAGACGGATCCCGGTTTCCTCCTGGATTTGGCCATTGGACAGTTTGATACCTATACGACGATGCAGCTTGCTCAATATGTGTCAACAATTGCAAATGACGGGTATCGGGTGCAGCCCCACATCATGAAGGAAATTCGGGAACCTACGAATGACAAGGAGAGCCTTGGACCGATCCTGTTTGAGAAAGAAACGAATGTCTTAAACCGGATCGATGCCACGAAGGAACAGATCAAGCATGTTCAGAAAGGGTTCTACAGGGTTTATCACAGCCCTCAAGGTACTGCTTATTCACAATTTAAGGATGCCCCGTATAATGCTGCAGGTAAATCTGGTACGGCTGAGACGTATGTTGATGGTGAATTAAGCTATAACACCACGCTGATCGGATATGCACCATATGAGCATCCTGAAGTCGCATACGCTACACTGGTGCCTGCTTCTCATATTCAGGCAAGCGGCGTATCAGACCCCTATGTCAATAAGTATATCTCCAAGCGTGTGATGGATAAGTACTTTGAATTAAAAAAGAAACGGGCAGAAGAAGTGAAAGATCCGACTTCAATCGATAAAAAAGTAGAAAATGCAAAAGAAGCGGAAGAACAGATGCAGGTTGAAAGAGAAGAGAGTAACTGA
- a CDS encoding MFS transporter, translating into MSRYRKVLGDIELTKDLTLLLLIGGLYSLSIALSNTFVNIYLWKQSGEFIDLGIYNLTVVIFQPLTFILAGRWAKKVDRVIVLRFGVIFLALFYISVLAFGESAEHFLVVLGALLGIGYGFYWLAFNVLTFEITEPETRDFFNGFLGALTSAGGMIGPILAGFIISRFASFQGYTIVFGLSLFLFTVAVVMSFFLKRRPASGRYLFLRILEERKYNGNWRLITNAHFFQGLREGTFLFIISVFVFISTGSEFAIGTFGLINSGIAFVAYYVASRVIKKNLRKRAILLGGILLYLAIFLLISDITYGKLLLYAGVIAVAYPILLVPYISMTYDVIGTGWNAAEMRIEYIVVREIFLNLGRIVSVVAFIIAVTLFNQEESIPILLLILGAGHTLIYLFIRKVALPS; encoded by the coding sequence ATGAGTAGATATAGGAAAGTATTAGGTGATATTGAGTTAACGAAAGATCTGACCTTGCTCCTGTTGATCGGTGGGTTGTACTCATTGAGCATTGCGCTCTCTAACACATTTGTGAATATCTACCTGTGGAAGCAGTCAGGTGAATTTATCGATTTGGGCATCTATAACTTAACGGTCGTCATCTTTCAGCCCCTTACATTTATTTTGGCTGGGAGGTGGGCTAAGAAAGTGGACCGGGTGATTGTTTTGCGCTTCGGTGTTATTTTTTTGGCCCTCTTTTACATATCCGTCCTGGCTTTCGGGGAGTCGGCAGAACATTTTCTTGTCGTATTGGGGGCACTGCTTGGCATAGGATACGGATTTTACTGGCTGGCATTTAATGTGTTGACCTTCGAAATCACGGAGCCTGAGACAAGGGATTTTTTCAATGGATTCCTCGGTGCCCTGACATCTGCAGGGGGCATGATCGGTCCCATTCTTGCAGGCTTCATCATTTCACGGTTTGCGTCCTTTCAGGGCTATACAATTGTGTTCGGATTATCTCTCTTCCTATTCACGGTCGCGGTGGTGATGAGTTTCTTCTTGAAGAGGAGACCGGCTTCGGGGCGATATCTGTTTCTGAGGATTCTCGAAGAGAGGAAGTACAATGGGAACTGGCGGCTGATCACCAACGCCCACTTCTTCCAGGGACTGAGGGAAGGGACATTTCTATTCATCATCTCTGTATTTGTGTTCATCAGCACCGGCAGTGAATTTGCGATCGGCACCTTTGGATTGATCAATTCGGGAATCGCGTTTGTAGCCTATTATGTCGCTTCGAGGGTCATTAAGAAGAATCTAAGGAAACGGGCGATCTTATTAGGGGGGATCCTGCTATACCTTGCGATTTTCCTCCTCATATCAGATATCACATATGGAAAGCTGCTCTTATATGCAGGAGTCATCGCAGTTGCTTACCCAATCTTATTGGTACCTTACATTTCCATGACGTATGATGTGATCGGGACAGGTTGGAATGCGGCGGAAATGCGGATTGAGTATATTGTCGTAAGGGAGATTTTCTTGAATTTGGGAAGGATCGTCTCGGTGGTCGCTTTCATTATTGCTGTCACATTATTTAATCAGGAGGAAAGCATCCCGATATTGCTATTAATCTTAGGTGCGGGGCATACGTTGATTTATCTTTTCATCAGAAAAGTGGCCCTGCCGTCATAA
- a CDS encoding superoxide dismutase, giving the protein MAYELPQLPYAYDALEPHIDKETMNIHHTKHHNAYVTKVNDALQGHDDLLSKSIEDLVSNLDAVPEGARTAVRNNGGGHANHSLFWTVLSPNGGGAPSGELADAISSKFGSFDSFKEEFANAAATRFGSGWAWLVVNNGELEVTSTPNQDSPLMEGKTPILGLDVWEHAYYLNYQNRRPDYINSFWNVVNWDEVAKRYSAAK; this is encoded by the coding sequence ATGGCTTACGAATTACCGCAATTACCTTACGCATATGATGCATTGGAACCTCATATCGACAAGGAAACGATGAATATCCACCACACTAAACACCATAACGCATATGTGACGAAAGTAAATGATGCACTTCAAGGACACGATGATTTATTAAGCAAATCCATTGAAGATCTTGTTTCTAACTTAGATGCTGTTCCTGAAGGTGCTCGTACTGCAGTGCGCAACAATGGTGGCGGACATGCTAACCACTCTCTATTCTGGACGGTATTATCACCGAACGGTGGAGGCGCTCCATCTGGAGAACTGGCAGATGCCATTTCTTCCAAGTTCGGAAGCTTTGATTCATTCAAAGAAGAATTCGCTAATGCAGCAGCTACACGCTTTGGCTCTGGCTGGGCTTGGCTGGTTGTAAACAATGGTGAATTGGAAGTAACAAGCACACCAAATCAAGACAGCCCACTAATGGAAGGCAAGACGCCAATCCTTGGTCTGGATGTTTGGGAGCATGCATACTACTTAAATTATCAAAACCGTCGTCCTGACTACATCAATTCTTTCTGGAATGTTGTCAATTGGGATGAAGTGGCAAAACGCTACTCTGCGGCTAAATAA
- a CDS encoding DUF456 domain-containing protein, whose product MDILYWGIIIALMVLSFVGLIYPILPSVILLVGSFILYGAFFSFEPFGWLFWTVQLLFVALLFGADYLANLIGVKKFGGTKAGIWGSTIGLLIGPFVIPVAGILIGPFLGAVIGEWIVHRSPIKNAVKVGVGSVVGFISSVLTKGIIQVVMAIYFFMVI is encoded by the coding sequence ATGGACATTTTATATTGGGGAATCATCATCGCACTTATGGTGTTATCGTTCGTCGGGCTGATTTATCCGATCTTGCCGAGCGTCATTTTATTGGTGGGAAGCTTTATTCTTTATGGGGCCTTTTTCAGCTTCGAACCGTTTGGTTGGTTATTCTGGACTGTACAGCTCCTTTTTGTCGCCCTGTTATTTGGAGCCGATTATCTGGCGAATCTCATCGGTGTAAAGAAATTCGGCGGTACGAAAGCCGGGATATGGGGAAGCACCATCGGACTGCTTATCGGCCCATTTGTCATCCCGGTGGCAGGGATTCTGATCGGTCCCTTTCTTGGCGCGGTCATCGGAGAATGGATCGTGCACCGAAGCCCTATCAAGAATGCGGTTAAAGTAGGGGTAGGTTCTGTTGTAGGCTTCATTTCAAGTGTCCTGACAAAAGGAATCATACAGGTCGTAATGGCCATTTATTTCTTTATGGTGATTTAA